From the Leptotrichia sp. oral taxon 221 genome, one window contains:
- a CDS encoding DNA translocase FtsK, producing the protein MNKKRIEGFFWILLGLFLLVLLSNKASIQSNGSSDKNLLIFFLKMLTLLFGKLAWFITVSILVIGGIIAYRGDFQFTRIKVIGFIGWFFSWSLLLIKKALTGSLAGDNFTVAGQKLLEIGFNGKSGGVLGAIVSMPLYKIMYSMTMGFLLTCLLLVSIYLVFKDYIELGYEIIIGILKYHKSDEYKEKKALLKAKRETEKLKRTNYKLYQKEKLKEKIIQSRKEKLSFELSKKPKEKFLQKTEVYTPEEMKVKEKEWKEASEKRVLPKDNVKKKLSEEKVVLKEEPVKADNKENSKVEKTEEINKKEATVENEKDEKTKLEIVVDDKKNKKDKKDKKTVEEELPEFPKIEAFENIDTIENQKKINEKLEKINQELENGRGYNELVKKAISAIFKEKPMDNETKDKIEKSIVENVSHLENVLKEFGVDAKVVNYEYGPTITRYEITIPTGTKVSKVTNLSDDIAMNLAAESIRIEAPIPGKNTIGIETPNKIKEPVYFSNIIKNKELEKGDLNVILGKDVVGRDKIIDIAKTPHLLIAGQTGSGKSVAINTLISTLISKKSEKEVRFIMVDPKMVELMPYNGIPHLLVPVIIDPHQAALALKWAVNEMENRYKLLVENGVRNITSYNKLNFVEKMPFIVIVIDELADLMMTVSGGVEESIVRIAQKARAVGIHLVVATQRPSTDIVTGLIKANLPSRISFALRSQVDSRTILDVMGAEKLLGKGDMLLLANGSSKLERIQGAFISDEEVNDLTNTLKMNSKVQYRDDILVEQDENTLSTLDSFFENAVDIVRQENRVSISLLQRKLSIGFPRASKIYEQLKENGIIDDNNQIVMNDFERV; encoded by the coding sequence ATGAATAAAAAAAGGATAGAAGGATTTTTTTGGATTCTTTTAGGGCTATTTTTATTGGTATTATTGTCCAATAAGGCAAGTATCCAAAGTAACGGTAGTTCTGATAAAAATCTTTTAATATTTTTTCTAAAAATGTTAACTTTACTTTTTGGTAAGTTAGCGTGGTTTATTACTGTTTCGATTCTAGTCATTGGAGGAATTATCGCATATAGAGGTGATTTTCAATTTACAAGAATAAAGGTTATTGGATTTATAGGATGGTTTTTTAGCTGGTCGTTGCTACTTATAAAAAAGGCGTTGACAGGATCATTAGCTGGAGATAATTTTACTGTGGCAGGGCAGAAATTATTAGAAATAGGATTTAATGGTAAAAGTGGTGGAGTTCTAGGTGCGATAGTTTCGATGCCATTGTATAAAATTATGTATTCAATGACAATGGGATTTTTGCTGACTTGTTTGTTGTTAGTCTCAATTTATTTGGTATTTAAGGATTACATAGAATTAGGTTACGAAATAATCATAGGAATCTTGAAATATCATAAAAGTGATGAGTATAAAGAGAAAAAAGCATTGTTAAAAGCAAAAAGAGAGACAGAAAAATTAAAGAGAACTAATTATAAATTATATCAAAAAGAAAAATTAAAAGAAAAAATTATACAATCAAGAAAAGAAAAATTGAGTTTTGAATTGTCGAAAAAGCCGAAGGAAAAATTCTTACAAAAAACGGAAGTTTATACACCTGAAGAAATGAAGGTAAAAGAGAAGGAATGGAAAGAGGCTTCTGAAAAAAGAGTATTGCCTAAAGACAATGTGAAGAAAAAATTATCAGAAGAGAAAGTGGTTTTGAAAGAAGAACCTGTAAAAGCTGATAATAAAGAAAATTCAAAAGTTGAAAAGACTGAGGAAATTAATAAGAAAGAAGCTACGGTTGAAAATGAAAAAGATGAGAAAACAAAATTGGAAATTGTAGTTGATGATAAAAAGAATAAAAAAGATAAAAAAGATAAAAAAACAGTGGAAGAGGAATTGCCAGAATTTCCTAAAATAGAGGCTTTTGAGAATATAGATACAATTGAAAACCAGAAAAAAATTAATGAAAAGTTAGAAAAGATTAACCAAGAGTTGGAAAATGGTAGAGGCTATAATGAATTAGTAAAAAAAGCAATTAGTGCTATTTTTAAAGAAAAGCCGATGGATAATGAAACGAAAGATAAAATTGAGAAAAGTATCGTGGAAAATGTGTCGCATTTGGAAAATGTGTTGAAGGAATTTGGAGTGGATGCGAAAGTTGTGAATTATGAATATGGACCAACAATAACAAGGTACGAAATAACAATACCTACAGGGACAAAAGTAAGTAAGGTTACAAATCTTTCGGATGATATTGCTATGAATTTGGCGGCAGAAAGTATTAGGATAGAAGCACCAATTCCAGGAAAAAATACGATTGGGATTGAAACGCCGAATAAAATAAAAGAGCCAGTTTATTTCTCTAATATAATAAAAAATAAAGAATTAGAAAAGGGAGATTTAAATGTAATTTTAGGAAAAGATGTGGTTGGACGTGATAAAATAATTGATATTGCTAAGACACCACATTTGTTAATTGCTGGTCAAACTGGTTCAGGGAAATCAGTAGCAATAAATACATTAATCTCTACATTAATTTCTAAAAAGTCAGAAAAAGAAGTTAGATTTATTATGGTTGATCCGAAGATGGTAGAATTGATGCCATATAATGGAATACCACATTTATTAGTTCCAGTAATTATTGACCCACATCAAGCGGCATTGGCGTTAAAATGGGCGGTTAATGAGATGGAAAATAGATATAAACTGTTGGTTGAGAATGGTGTAAGAAATATTACAAGTTATAATAAATTAAACTTTGTAGAAAAGATGCCGTTTATTGTTATTGTCATTGATGAGTTGGCTGATTTGATGATGACTGTTTCTGGAGGCGTAGAGGAATCGATAGTTAGAATAGCTCAAAAAGCAAGGGCTGTAGGAATTCATCTAGTTGTTGCTACTCAAAGACCGTCGACAGATATTGTAACAGGATTGATAAAAGCTAATTTACCTAGTAGAATTTCGTTTGCATTGAGATCGCAAGTAGATTCGAGAACAATATTGGATGTGATGGGAGCTGAAAAACTGTTAGGAAAAGGAGATATGCTATTGTTAGCAAATGGATCTTCAAAATTAGAAAGAATACAAGGAGCATTCATTTCAGACGAAGAAGTTAATGATTTAACAAATACGTTGAAAATGAATTCGAAAGTACAGTATAGAGATGACATTTTAGTTGAACAAGATGAAAATACGCTTAGTACGTTGGATTCATTCTTTGAGAATGCAGTTGATATTGTAAGGCAAGAAAATAGAGTATCAATTTCATTGTTGCAAAGAAAGTTAAGTATAGGATTTCCAAGAGCGTCAAAAATTTATGAACAACTAAAAGAAAATGGAATTATTGATGACAATAATCAAATTGTGATGAATGATTTTGAAAGAGTTTAG
- a CDS encoding GNAT family N-acetyltransferase: MKKNALFRLATKEDAKEILEIYRYYIENTTITFEYDVPTIKEFEKRIEDIEGEYPYIVCLVDDRIVAYAYAHKVWERAAYQWDVELSVYTDKDYVGNGFGKKMYNILIDILRLQNVINVYGCVTFPNENSEKLHNYLGFKKNGVFTKAGYKFGKWLDVMWFEKAILEHGLEPKPVKRMDELEQERVKEILNKY; the protein is encoded by the coding sequence ATGAAAAAAAATGCTTTGTTTAGGCTTGCGACAAAGGAAGATGCGAAAGAAATATTAGAAATATATCGATATTATATTGAGAATACGACGATTACATTTGAGTATGATGTGCCGACGATAAAAGAATTCGAGAAGAGAATAGAGGATATTGAAGGGGAATATCCGTATATTGTTTGTTTGGTGGATGATAGAATTGTGGCGTATGCATATGCACATAAAGTTTGGGAGAGAGCTGCTTATCAATGGGATGTTGAATTGTCAGTTTATACGGATAAGGATTATGTTGGGAATGGTTTTGGGAAGAAAATGTACAATATTTTAATTGATATTTTGAGATTGCAAAATGTAATAAATGTTTATGGATGTGTTACTTTTCCAAATGAAAATAGTGAGAAATTACATAATTATTTAGGATTTAAGAAAAATGGTGTCTTTACTAAGGCTGGATATAAGTTTGGGAAATGGTTAGATGTTATGTGGTTTGAAAAGGCGATATTAGAGCATGGATTGGAGCCAAAACCAGTAAAAAGAATGGATGAGTTAGAACAAGAAAGAGTAAAAGAAATTTTGAATAAGTATTAA
- a CDS encoding sirohydrochlorin cobaltochelatase, with amino-acid sequence MKKGILVTSFGTSHSDTRKKTIEVIENLVIEKYGKECFERAFTSNIIRKIIQKNENLKIYNQKEGLEALKQRGFSEVITMSLHILAGIEYSKLDDTYGKITEPLLATDSDYEKIVQNNEFNDLENNDAIVFMGHGSDHKEDVIYKTLQEKYNSSGKNNIFVATVEGKITLKDVLEKLSKTNFKNILLKPLMIVAGDHAKNDMASDEEDSWKSILKKNGYNVTVSLKGMGEYDFIQKIFMKKLEKVL; translated from the coding sequence ATGAAAAAAGGTATTTTAGTCACAAGTTTTGGTACTTCTCATTCTGACACAAGAAAAAAAACTATCGAAGTTATCGAAAATCTAGTAATTGAAAAATATGGAAAAGAATGTTTTGAAAGAGCATTTACATCAAATATTATAAGAAAAATTATTCAAAAAAACGAAAATTTAAAAATTTACAATCAAAAAGAAGGTCTTGAAGCCTTAAAGCAAAGAGGATTTTCAGAAGTAATCACTATGTCTCTACACATTTTAGCTGGAATTGAATATTCAAAATTAGACGATACTTATGGAAAAATCACAGAGCCACTTTTAGCAACTGACTCTGATTATGAAAAAATCGTTCAAAATAATGAATTTAACGATTTAGAAAATAATGATGCAATAGTTTTTATGGGACACGGTTCTGATCATAAAGAAGATGTTATTTATAAAACTCTACAAGAAAAATATAATTCCTCTGGAAAAAATAATATTTTCGTTGCTACTGTTGAAGGCAAAATCACTTTAAAAGATGTCTTAGAAAAATTGTCAAAAACGAATTTTAAAAATATTTTATTAAAACCTTTAATGATTGTTGCTGGAGACCATGCCAAAAATGATATGGCATCTGACGAAGAAGATTCATGGAAATCCATTCTTAAAAAGAATGGCTACAATGTTACAGTTTCATTAAAAGGAATGGGTGAATACGATTTCATTCAAAAAATATTTATGAAAAAACTAGAAAAAGTTTTATAA
- a CDS encoding phosphate/phosphite/phosphonate ABC transporter substrate-binding protein, producing MKKGIFKILMALVILMLAISCGKKNDTINIVFLPNESNDSLKASREEFAKIIEKATGKKANIVTTTDYNIAMENIISGQAQIAYIGAEGILSADKKTKDVQAIVTNAGKSGTNADALYYSFIAVPSDAANNYKVGNTYDLKKLKGKKVSFVTNSSTSGFVVPGEVLVKEFGLKNTDELLQEGKVFSKVIFGNSHPGTQVNLLKKDVDVATFAIPKSFTTYELVSGEENKTGATYKVKAGAPSPFGEYVGKSFTVIKSIPVPNGAIVFNVKSLNKDDQAKIKAALLSKETYENPAIFSAKTSKIRGMFLKESDKVGFVEVNNKWYEDIMKEK from the coding sequence ATGAAAAAAGGAATTTTTAAAATTTTAATGGCTTTAGTAATTCTTATGCTTGCTATAAGTTGTGGTAAAAAGAATGACACAATTAACATAGTATTTTTGCCAAATGAATCGAATGATTCTCTAAAAGCTTCTCGTGAAGAATTTGCTAAAATCATTGAAAAAGCAACAGGTAAAAAGGCAAATATTGTTACAACGACTGACTACAATATTGCTATGGAAAACATTATTTCGGGGCAAGCTCAAATCGCTTATATTGGGGCCGAAGGTATTTTAAGTGCTGACAAAAAAACAAAAGATGTACAAGCAATTGTTACAAATGCTGGAAAAAGTGGTACAAATGCAGATGCTCTTTATTACAGTTTTATAGCTGTACCTAGTGATGCTGCTAACAATTACAAAGTTGGAAATACTTATGATTTGAAAAAATTAAAAGGTAAAAAAGTTTCTTTTGTAACAAATAGTTCCACATCAGGATTTGTTGTTCCTGGAGAAGTTTTAGTTAAAGAATTTGGATTGAAAAATACTGATGAATTACTTCAAGAAGGAAAAGTATTCTCGAAAGTTATTTTCGGAAATTCACATCCTGGAACACAAGTAAATTTATTGAAAAAAGATGTAGATGTTGCTACATTTGCTATTCCTAAATCTTTTACAACTTATGAATTAGTATCAGGGGAAGAAAATAAAACTGGGGCTACATACAAAGTTAAAGCTGGTGCACCTTCACCATTTGGAGAATACGTTGGAAAAAGTTTTACAGTTATAAAATCTATTCCTGTACCTAATGGAGCAATCGTATTCAACGTAAAATCACTTAATAAAGATGACCAAGCAAAAATAAAAGCAGCTTTATTATCTAAAGAAACTTATGAAAACCCTGCAATTTTTAGTGCTAAAACAAGTAAAATTAGAGGAATGTTCTTAAAAGAAAGTGACAAAGTAGGATTTGTTGAAGTTAACAATAAATGGTATGAAGATATAATGAAAGAAAAATAA
- the phnC gene encoding phosphonate ABC transporter ATP-binding protein: protein MLLSLKNVFKTYKNKTVALSDVSFDVEKQQFISIIGPSGAGKSTLLRSINRMIDISSGSIIFEGKKIETLNKKETKLVRRQIGMIFQNYNLVERLTVIENVLHGRLGYKSVLAGALGIYTEEEKEEAFRLLEKVDLAKYAYQKCSDLSGGQKQRVGIARALIQKPTLLLCDEPIASLDPKSSEKVMEYLLKIVKEMGVTCIVNLHQVDIALKYSDRIIALNKGKKVFDNSVDKLSKEEIEKIYKNEETEEH from the coding sequence ATGCTTTTAAGTTTAAAAAATGTATTCAAAACTTATAAAAATAAAACTGTTGCTCTTTCAGATGTTTCATTTGATGTAGAAAAACAACAGTTTATATCTATTATTGGACCTTCTGGGGCGGGAAAATCTACTTTACTTAGAAGTATTAACAGAATGATTGATATTTCAAGTGGTAGCATTATTTTTGAAGGTAAAAAAATTGAAACATTGAATAAAAAGGAAACTAAACTAGTTAGAAGACAGATTGGTATGATTTTCCAAAATTATAATTTAGTTGAACGTTTGACTGTTATTGAGAATGTTTTGCACGGAAGACTTGGCTATAAATCGGTTTTAGCTGGAGCTTTGGGGATTTATACAGAAGAGGAAAAGGAAGAAGCCTTTAGATTATTGGAAAAAGTTGATTTGGCAAAATATGCTTATCAAAAATGCAGTGATTTAAGTGGAGGACAAAAACAAAGAGTTGGAATTGCACGTGCTTTGATACAAAAACCAACTTTGTTATTATGTGATGAACCTATTGCCTCGCTTGATCCAAAATCATCTGAAAAAGTTATGGAATACCTTCTTAAAATTGTTAAGGAAATGGGTGTTACTTGCATCGTTAATCTTCACCAAGTTGATATAGCTTTGAAATATTCTGACAGAATAATCGCTTTAAATAAAGGAAAAAAAGTATTCGACAATTCTGTTGATAAATTATCAAAAGAAGAAATTGAAAAAATTTATAAAAATGAAGAAACCGAAGAACATTAA
- a CDS encoding ABC transporter permease subunit produces the protein MLKSQKINNDIFKKRKNSKIFFVLIVFILYFFSSIISGFKNTAAFLSIPSGIIWLFQKFIPTSESLQYLPIIFKTAIETILLAVSSTIVSSIFALFLALIGSEATGINLFTKVLVKIIASFFRNIPLVAWSLVLLFSFKQSQFTGFLALFLVTLGYLTRTFIETIDEASENIIEALKTTGASYFQIIFQGVIPSVLPQLISWLLFFIENGIREATLIGLLTGTGIGFIFNLYYRSFRYDAAGMVILFVIIIIISIELLSNKIRKELM, from the coding sequence ATGTTAAAATCACAAAAAATAAATAACGATATTTTTAAAAAAAGAAAAAATAGTAAAATCTTTTTTGTATTAATAGTTTTTATTTTATATTTTTTTTCTAGCATTATTTCTGGCTTTAAAAATACCGCTGCTTTTTTATCAATTCCAAGTGGGATAATTTGGCTTTTCCAAAAATTTATTCCAACATCAGAATCTTTGCAGTATTTGCCAATTATTTTTAAAACAGCAATTGAAACTATTTTATTAGCAGTTTCTTCAACAATTGTATCATCTATTTTTGCACTATTTTTAGCATTAATCGGTTCTGAAGCAACTGGAATAAACCTTTTTACAAAAGTATTAGTAAAAATTATTGCTTCGTTTTTCAGAAATATTCCTCTTGTTGCTTGGTCTTTAGTTCTTCTATTTTCATTTAAACAAAGCCAGTTTACAGGATTTTTAGCACTGTTTTTAGTAACTCTTGGATATTTAACAAGAACTTTCATTGAGACTATAGATGAAGCATCAGAAAATATTATTGAAGCCTTAAAAACAACAGGTGCATCATATTTCCAAATAATTTTTCAAGGTGTTATCCCAAGCGTTTTACCACAACTAATATCTTGGCTATTATTTTTTATAGAAAATGGAATTAGGGAAGCAACTTTAATCGGATTACTTACAGGTACTGGAATCGGATTCATTTTTAACCTCTACTATCGAAGTTTCCGTTATGATGCGGCTGGAATGGTTATATTGTTCGTAATAATAATTATTATCAGCATAGAATTACTATCTAATAAAATCAGAAAAGAATTAATGTAG
- a CDS encoding ABC transporter permease, whose amino-acid sequence MFFEARLSDRYTFLEVFNSLLITIALAILTTLIGSFIALFLSFFAAKNLSNERTSKIIKIIVSFIRAIPTILWVLVFSVVANIGVESAIIGMSFHSIAYLIKAYSESIEEIDTDTIDALKATGASWWQIIFQAVLPSTITSILSWTFVRFEINFTNAVAVGAASGAGGIGYDMFMSGTMYFDIREIGVFVYLIFIVALILEFISYFLKNKYLKN is encoded by the coding sequence ATGTTTTTCGAAGCACGATTATCAGATAGATATACGTTTCTAGAAGTATTTAATAGTCTTTTAATCACTATTGCACTTGCTATATTGACAACATTGATTGGATCTTTTATAGCGTTATTTTTATCTTTTTTTGCAGCAAAAAATCTTTCAAATGAAAGAACATCAAAAATAATCAAAATTATTGTATCATTCATACGAGCAATCCCGACAATACTTTGGGTTTTAGTATTTTCAGTTGTTGCAAACATTGGTGTGGAATCTGCTATTATTGGAATGTCATTTCATAGTATTGCTTATTTAATAAAAGCATATTCTGAAAGCATAGAAGAAATCGACACAGACACTATCGACGCCCTTAAAGCAACAGGTGCTTCTTGGTGGCAAATAATATTCCAAGCAGTTTTACCATCTACAATTACTTCCATCCTCTCATGGACTTTTGTAAGATTCGAAATCAACTTTACAAACGCCGTAGCAGTTGGCGCTGCATCAGGAGCAGGTGGAATCGGATACGACATGTTTATGTCAGGAACAATGTATTTTGACATTCGAGAAATTGGAGTATTTGTTTACTTAATATTTATCGTAGCACTCATACTAGAATTTATTTCTTATTTCTTAAAAAATAAATATCTAAAAAATTAA
- the secY gene encoding preprotein translocase subunit SecY: MTLTEAIVSRVKAIFNIPELEKRITFTLLMILVARVGIHIVVPGVDTNVFKSLSHNNAIAGFLNLFSGGAVERASIFSLGIIPYINSSIVFQLLGVIFPKIDEMQKEGGKERDKITQWTRYLTIVLALGQSFGIAVMLANQGFVLEDTSFKFIIRTVVLMTGGTAFLMWISERISIKGIGNGTSMLIFLNIVAGLPSVLTQAYSSLKGSGTGIILMFISIIVFVVFIALMVLVQLAERRIPIQYAGKGSLGFGGGQSAVGRRTYLPLKINMSGVMPIIFASVLMAAPPFLVTLMKPGVWKNRLTTWFSQTGVLYLLLFAVLITVFSFFYTLTIAFDPDKVSEDLKQSGGTIPTVRAGAETADYLEKVVTRVTFGSAIFLSILGILPNIWFGYVLHIPVLLGGTSLLILVGTAVELLLQIDSYLAVKQMKGFISRKNK; this comes from the coding sequence TTGACTTTAACTGAAGCAATAGTAAGTAGAGTGAAAGCTATTTTTAATATTCCAGAATTGGAAAAAAGAATAACGTTTACACTATTGATGATACTAGTAGCTAGAGTAGGTATACATATAGTTGTTCCGGGAGTAGATACAAATGTATTCAAGAGTCTTTCGCATAATAATGCAATTGCAGGATTTTTAAATCTGTTTTCTGGAGGGGCTGTAGAAAGAGCTTCGATCTTTTCATTAGGAATAATTCCTTATATTAACTCTTCTATTGTGTTTCAATTATTAGGAGTTATTTTCCCTAAAATAGATGAAATGCAAAAAGAAGGTGGAAAAGAAAGAGATAAAATAACACAATGGACAAGATACTTGACTATAGTGTTAGCTTTAGGACAATCATTTGGGATAGCAGTAATGCTTGCTAATCAAGGATTTGTTCTAGAAGATACAAGTTTTAAATTTATTATAAGAACAGTTGTATTAATGACTGGAGGAACTGCATTTTTAATGTGGATTTCTGAAAGAATTTCTATAAAAGGTATTGGAAATGGGACTTCAATGTTAATCTTTTTAAATATTGTTGCAGGATTGCCTAGTGTTTTAACACAAGCATATTCAAGTTTAAAAGGAAGTGGAACAGGTATAATCTTAATGTTTATATCAATAATAGTTTTTGTTGTATTTATTGCTTTAATGGTTTTAGTGCAACTTGCTGAAAGAAGAATACCAATTCAATATGCTGGAAAAGGAAGTTTAGGATTTGGTGGAGGACAAAGTGCAGTTGGTAGAAGAACATATTTACCATTAAAAATAAATATGTCTGGAGTAATGCCAATAATCTTTGCTTCAGTGCTAATGGCGGCACCACCATTTTTAGTTACATTAATGAAACCGGGTGTTTGGAAAAATAGATTGACAACTTGGTTTTCACAAACAGGAGTATTGTATCTATTATTATTTGCTGTATTAATTACAGTATTTTCGTTCTTTTATACGTTAACAATAGCTTTTGATCCAGATAAAGTATCAGAAGATTTGAAACAAAGTGGAGGAACAATACCTACTGTAAGAGCAGGTGCAGAAACAGCTGATTATTTAGAAAAGGTTGTTACAAGAGTTACTTTTGGAAGTGCTATTTTCTTATCAATATTAGGAATATTGCCTAATATTTGGTTTGGATATGTTCTTCATATACCTGTATTACTTGGAGGAACAAGCTTATTGATCTTAGTTGGGACAGCTGTTGAATTATTGTTACAAATTGATTCATATTTAGCTGTTAAACAAATGAAAGGTTTTATAAGTAGAAAAAATAAATAA
- the rplO gene encoding 50S ribosomal protein L15, which yields MNLNELKPAEGSKRQRKRVGRGHGTGWGKTAGKGHNGQKQRSGSYVSPIFEGGQMPIVRRVPKRGFSNSAFKKDFVVITLSDIVDKFNDGDVVSLQTLVENGIIKNPKFISKYSDAALREVKGKKAVKRYLAENVESYVKEKEFTSLLKVIGNAEVSKKLTIKAHKVSGTAKALIEQAGGSVELLEIKSYSAKAGNNKKEEENK from the coding sequence ATGAATCTTAATGAATTAAAACCTGCTGAAGGATCAAAAAGACAAAGAAAAAGAGTAGGAAGAGGTCACGGAACTGGTTGGGGTAAAACAGCTGGTAAAGGGCACAATGGACAAAAACAAAGATCAGGTTCATATGTATCACCTATATTTGAAGGTGGACAAATGCCAATAGTTAGAAGAGTTCCTAAAAGAGGATTCTCTAATTCAGCATTCAAAAAAGATTTTGTAGTAATTACATTATCAGATATAGTAGATAAATTCAACGATGGTGATGTTGTAAGTTTACAAACATTAGTTGAAAATGGGATTATTAAAAATCCTAAATTTATATCTAAATATTCAGATGCAGCTTTAAGAGAAGTAAAAGGTAAAAAAGCAGTAAAAAGATATTTAGCTGAAAATGTTGAATCATATGTTAAAGAAAAAGAATTTACAAGTTTATTAAAAGTAATTGGAAATGCAGAAGTTTCTAAAAAATTAACAATTAAAGCTCATAAAGTTTCAGGAACTGCTAAAGCATTAATTGAACAAGCTGGTGGATCAGTAGAATTACTTGAAATTAAATCGTATTCAGCTAAAGCAGGAAATAACAAAAAAGAAGAAGAGAATAAGTAA
- the rpmD gene encoding 50S ribosomal protein L30: MSKVKVTLVKGINGRKPNHIATVKSLGLRKISQSAVHNKTADIEGKIKLVSYLLKVEEV, encoded by the coding sequence ATGTCTAAAGTAAAAGTAACACTTGTTAAGGGAATTAATGGAAGAAAACCTAATCATATTGCGACTGTGAAATCACTTGGATTAAGAAAAATCAGTCAAAGTGCAGTACATAATAAAACTGCAGATATAGAAGGAAAAATAAAATTAGTTTCTTATTTACTTAAAGTAGAGGAGGTTTAA
- the rpsE gene encoding 30S ribosomal protein S5: MARDRERNEKASEFKESLLRINRVSKTVKGGRRMSFSVLAAVGDEKGKVGIGLGKANGVPDAIRKAIANAKKNLVTVSLKGGTLPHEQIGKYNSTSVLLKPASKGTGVIAGSAARELLELAGVTDVLTKIRGSKNKSNVARATLEGLRQLRSIEEVARLRGKTVEEILG; this comes from the coding sequence TTGGCCAGAGATAGAGAAAGAAATGAAAAAGCAAGTGAATTTAAAGAAAGTCTTTTAAGAATAAATAGAGTTTCTAAAACTGTTAAAGGGGGAAGAAGAATGTCATTCTCAGTTTTAGCAGCAGTTGGAGACGAAAAAGGTAAAGTTGGTATTGGTTTAGGAAAAGCAAATGGTGTACCAGATGCTATTAGAAAAGCAATCGCTAACGCTAAGAAAAATTTAGTAACTGTATCTTTAAAAGGTGGAACTTTACCACATGAACAAATTGGTAAATACAATTCTACAAGTGTATTATTGAAACCAGCTTCAAAAGGGACAGGAGTTATTGCTGGGTCAGCAGCTAGGGAATTATTAGAATTAGCTGGTGTAACAGACGTACTTACAAAAATTAGAGGTTCAAAAAATAAAAGTAATGTTGCAAGAGCTACATTAGAAGGATTAAGACAATTAAGATCTATTGAAGAAGTAGCTAGATTAAGAGGAAAAACAGTAGAAGAAATTTTAGGATAA
- the rplR gene encoding 50S ribosomal protein L18, with translation MIKKLDRKKVRTRKHKSIRRRIVGTAERPRLSVYRSLQNIFVQIIDDTTGNTLVSASTIEKGAKIENGSNIEAAKQIGERIAKKALEKGITTVVFDRGGYIYTGRIKAIADAAREAGLKF, from the coding sequence GTGATAAAAAAACTAGATAGAAAAAAAGTAAGAACTAGAAAACATAAAAGTATAAGAAGAAGAATCGTTGGAACTGCTGAAAGACCTAGACTTTCTGTTTACAGAAGTTTACAAAATATATTTGTTCAAATTATTGATGATACTACTGGAAATACTTTAGTATCAGCATCTACAATTGAAAAAGGTGCAAAAATCGAAAATGGTTCAAATATTGAAGCAGCTAAACAAATTGGTGAGAGAATTGCTAAAAAAGCATTAGAAAAAGGAATAACGACAGTTGTATTTGATAGAGGTGGATATATTTACACTGGAAGAATCAAAGCAATAGCTGATGCTGCAAGAGAAGCAGGATTAAAATTCTAA